The following proteins are co-located in the Xiphophorus maculatus strain JP 163 A chromosome 24, X_maculatus-5.0-male, whole genome shotgun sequence genome:
- the LOC102216532 gene encoding neuronal membrane glycoprotein M6-b-like has protein sequence MDGTKPAMESNAEETQDEGQESKGCFECCIKCLGGVPYASLVATILCFSGVALFCGCGHVALTGTLTMLENHFSRITSDHATLAAVIQIFQYIIYGIASFFFVYAILLLGEGFYTTSAIKKELQSDFKTTICGRCITAFFMFLTYIFALVFIAIFCFTAIPVFLFFNMWNTCAAMRSPDSNITYPDSICVDVRQYGVIPLNATPGKACGSTLTDICSTSEFYLSYHLYIVALAGAGATVIALIHYLMILAANWAYLKTAASTHDYQDIKTKDDQDLEAEARSKDGQNSSSYS, from the exons GATGCTTCGAGTGCTGCATCAAGTGTCTGGGCGGGGTGCCCTACGCCTCGCTGGTGGCCACCATCCTCTGCTTCTCAGGCGTGGCCCTGTTCTGCGGCTGCGGCCACGTGGCTCTGACCGGCACCCTGACCATGCTGGAGAACCACTTCTCCAGGATCACCAGTGACCACGCCACCCTTGCCGCTGT GATCCAGATCTTTCAGTACATCATCTACGGCATTGCCTCCTTCTTCTTCGTCTACGCCATTCTCCTGCTGGGTGAGGGCTTCTACACCACCAGCGCCATCaagaaggagctgcagagcgACTTTAAGACGACCATCTGTGGACGCTGCATCACTGCCTTC TTCATGTTCCTGACGTACATCTTCGCTCTGGTGTTTATCGccatcttctgcttcacggcgATCCCGGTTTTCCTCTTCTTTAACATGTGGAACACCTGCGCCGCCATGAGATCTCCAGACTCCAACATCACGTATCCTGACTCCATCTGTGTGGATGTCAGGCAGTACG GCGTTATTCCCTTGAACGCAACACCCGGGAAGGCTTGTGGATCCACACTGACAGATATTTGCAGCACCAGCGAG TTCTACCTGTCCTACCACCTCTACATCGTGGCGTTGGCCGGCGCCGGAGCCACCGTCATCGCTCTG ATCCACTACCTGATGATTTTAGCGGCTAACTGGGCGTACCTGAAGACCGCCGCCTCCACGCATGACTACCAAGACATCAAGACGAAGGACGACCAGGACCTGGAGGCCGAGGCGCGCTCCAAGGACGGCCAGAACTCCTCCTCCTACTCATAA
- the LOC102216793 gene encoding ras-related protein Rab-9A-like, with amino-acid sequence MMSKSVLLKVILLGDGGVGKSSLMNRYVTNKFDSHLFHTIGVEFLNKELEVDGRRVTLQIWDTAGQERFRSLRTPFYRGSDCCLLTFSLDDGQSFQNLSNWKKEFAYYADVKDPDSFPFVVLGNKLDVPERQVSGEEARRWCRENGGHPYFETSAKDATNVTSAFEEAVRRIMVSEDRDDHLIQTDTVNLQKTPHPEPSCC; translated from the coding sequence ATGATGTCCAAGTCCGTTCTGCTGAAGGTCATCCTCCTGGGCGACGGCGGCGTTGGCAAGTCGTCCCTCATGAACCGCTACGTCACCAACAAGTTCGACTCGCACCTCTTCCACACGATAGGCGTGGAGTTCCTCAACAAAGAGCTGGAGGTGGACGGGCGACGGGTCACCCTGCAGATCTGGGACACAGCGGGACAGGAGCGCTTCCGCAGCCTCCGCACGCCCTTCTACCGTGGCTCCGACTGCTGCCTCCTCACCTTCAGTCTGGACGACGGACAGAGTTTCCAGAACCTCTCCAACTGGAAGAAGGAGTTCGCCTACTACGCTGACGTCAAGGACCCCGACAGCTTCCCATTTGTGGTGCTGGGCAACAAACTGGACGTCCCCGAACGCCAGGTGTCCGGGGAGGAAGCCCGCAGGTGGTGCCGGGAAAACGGAGGGCACCCGTACTTCGAAACGAGCGCCAAGGACGCGACAAATGTAACGTCGGCCTTTGAGGAGGCGGTGCGTCGCATTATGGTGTCTGAAGATAGAGACGATCACCTGATTCAGACTGACACAGTGAACCTGCAGAAGACGCCTCACCCTGAGCCCAGCTGCTGTTAA
- the tceanc gene encoding transcription elongation factor A N-terminal and central domain-containing protein, whose amino-acid sequence METKEIVHCALQIEKLAAEQSFGSISTLLGDLDRCDISPEQLEMTDIVKVLYKLLKTCRESSVRKTVKSLLSRWKRQYGSEWQGNSGNSHAVPSGQTEDGGVSKDSAQMGGNKEERASGQECETPTGETTSPSSDSVRTKCVQLLLSALHPEPPDGDKAAELAESIERHIHRLHKTKHLKYKACVRSKVANLRNPKNSHLRQGLLSGSLVPESFARMSVEEMANAELRQLREEYSSRAVSERQLPQGLEGTPTQKVRCKRCGGSDCRMTQVSRGALFLPAWVRRGGPDEDAMTFVTCSGCGQQWYHNAWVCL is encoded by the coding sequence ATGGAAACAAAGGAAATAGTCCACTGTGCTCTGCAGATAGAGAAGTTAGCTGCAGAGCAAAGCTTTGGGAGCATCTCAACTCTGCTTGGGGATCTTGATAGATGTGATATATCTCCAGAGCAGCTGGAAATGACGGACATagtcaaagtgctttataaactCCTAAAAACCTGCAGGGAGAGCAGCGTGAGGAAAACAGTGAAGAGTCTGCTGTCGAGGTGGAAGAGACAGTACGGTAGTGAATGGCAGGGAAACTCAGGAAACTCCCATGCTGTTCCTTCAGGACAAACAGAGGATGGGGGGGTTTCCAAAGATTCAGCACAAATGGGTGGAAATAAGGAGGAGAGAGCATCAGGACAGGAATGTGAGACTCCCACAGGAGAGACAACGTCTCCCTCTTCTGACTCTGTGAGAACCAAATGTGTTCAGCTCCTGCTTTCTGCCCTCCACCCTGAACCTCCCGATGGAGACAAGGCAGCAGAGCTGGCGGAAAGCATTGAGAGGCACATCCACCGTCTCCACAAAACCAAGCACCTCAAATACAAAGCCTGCGTGAGGAGCAAGGTGGCCAACCTGAGGAATCCCAAAAACAGTCATCTACGCCAGGGCCTCCTGAGCGGCTCCCTGGTGCCAGAGTCCTTCGCCCGGATGTCTGTGGAGGAGATGGCCAATGCTGAGCTACGGCAGCTTCGGGAGGAGTACTCATCCAGGGCTGTGAGCGAGAGGCAGCTTCCCCAAGGACTGGAGGGAACGCCGACGCAGAAGGTCCGCTGCAAACGATGCGGAGGATCAGACTGCAGGATGACACAAGTGTCCAGAGGTGCCCTGTTTTTGCCTGCGTGGGTGAGGCGTGGCGGCCCTGACGAGGACGCCATGACCTTTGTTACCTGCAGTGGGTGTGGTCAGCAGTGGTACCACAACGCCTGGGTGTGCCTCTGA